One segment of Plasmodium gaboni strain SY75 chromosome 3, whole genome shotgun sequence DNA contains the following:
- a CDS encoding putative ABC transporter, (TAP family) produces the protein MKYLFISLLLCYNLIFYIYCVSKNAYNIKEKKRWECIFPINHQSNNNAKSLFMNKYLYKKRKHTSTLPFIKTYNNLKNKNKNDILKISYYSINNKKYIYNKIHTHILFMNNNNNNKEHIQDSNTNMLLSIYNKISEDGKTKNSLLSDISKLFKIVKESKLLFVTGFLLTTLSAIVDSYIPIFLSKTVSFVMEKRIFTIIKIHKPNLSVVKDLIEYLKFCSSNPFHMYVLISVISLLFSSFRSYIFNVCAYASTNKLQKYLFNVLLHKNINYFKKKGKGELISRLNIDSSELIDIFTTNIIVLFRNMIKMVLSFYFLYKINVHLFIVSLFIVFIISNISIFFSNIFRKLAKEESNVVAQSNNIVEESIYNFSLISAFNTHNKEIKKYNNSLDTIYMSRMKLGLLYIIEKFFIRIIDMMTFILTLILSKQTLIYNLNIDTRTIISSVIYMQNIIAQSCTIEQQYSRVQELIGNAEDVIKLIEKDNMRTNNNNNNNNTKLVSSKYNFFSILFNITDMKNFIFKHSLLKKFQTIQNNSDYVLNIIKPNYLKLFERNYNNLIKLFFNEKHFNQCDENLFKNVSTDDINNIVMNEKKEETNKTNDYQNFISNKEVYDNKTTNYTLKKKKQDNSFYYNTPNNNVQMKNVSPEHSFNKSENFQNKLKKKIQEINMQDVYQFIKNDHELIIKYKLDRKFIKFLKTYYKKNIILFILKLYKESNNSVSDDFLFLFDNISSFKNLSIKDKKSILKMSNITNKTIYIILLTFLFYNYSKFYYKRQKKKNFINFIEKKNKMLKNSQNVERHEQALSTYEKLHESMEDEININDVLSDTICDNINDSISDTISNTISDNITDKPNDSITNNSNDISNNYESNQYLYPNNMPTTPKKNDQYNNQTDNLELNNESVNLNKTKSKIKKKKSLNSILPYIIKNAIKELEILKFIDSNYKSINENLILDNIKDNKKGSTLIFENVDFYFAKYPKNKILSNINLNLSNKYTYGILCYNDSGKNYLAKLAARLYNKTYGNILLDDENIENISKYILTKKISLVEEQSYIFSDSIIYNMLYSYNCITKGNKNFYYLNYNFKLNQNNINNCVHLFSHDNDIITNHYNNNINSGSNINSTISSCRNNDQYEKIKQKNKKIKVKYKIKENRPSTYNIYNTTNDNAPDQSLYTFKNFKKECLMCGSLIDTKLLEEQKKSQSYNKYKVHFIKKLYKEIIKVSKIVCLYDVINSYPDKFFHNINDKILSGGQKQKISLARAIIKKPKILILDDAFSALDAANELKIFSSIKNYLPNCTIINLSHKITTVNKCDYIYVLKDGKIIEHGLRTKLIQNKNSEYIKKFNEY, from the coding sequence atgaaatatttatttatttccTTATTGTTGTGCTATAATTTAAtcttctatatatattgtgtTTCAAAAAAtgcatataatataaaagagaaaaaaagGTGGGAATGTATATTCCCCATAAATCATcaaagtaataataatgcAAAATCCCtttttatgaataaatatttgtataaaaaaaggaaacATACTAGTACGTTACCATTTATCAAAACATATAacaatttaaaaaataaaaacaaaaatgatatattaaaaatatcatattattctataaataataaaaaatatatatataataaaatacacacacatattcttttcatgaataataataataataataaagagCATATCCAAGATAGTAATACCAATATGTTGTTAAGcatatataacaaaatatcAGAAGATGGAAAAACCAAAAATAGCCTACTTAGCGatatatcaaaattattcaaaatTGTAAAAGAAAgcaaattattatttgtaacTGGATTTTTATTAACAACCTTGTCAGCAATTGTCGATTCATACATTCCAATTTTTCTATCCAAAACTGTATCTTTTGTAATggaaaaaagaatttttaCAATTATCAAAATACACAAACCAAATTTGTCAGTTGTAAAAGATTTAATAGAATATCTAAAATTTTGTAGTAGTAACCCTTTCcatatgtatgtattaatatctGTTATAAgcttattattttcttcctttcgttcatatatttttaatgtGTGTGCATATGCAAGCACAAATaaattacaaaaatatcttttcaatgtattattacataaaaatattaactattttaagaaaaaaggaaaagGAGAATTAATAAGTAGACTTAATATTGATTCATCAGAATTAATTGATATTTTTACAACAAACATAATTGTATTATTTCgaaatatgataaaaatggttttgtcattttatttcttatataaaattaacgtacatttatttattgtttctttatttattgtttttattatttcaaatatatccatttttttttctaatatatttcGTAAGCTAGCCAAAGAAGAAAGTAATGTAGTTGCTCaatcaaataatattgtaGAAGAATCAATTTACAATTTTTCACTTATAAGTGCGTTTAATACACATAATaaggaaataaaaaaatataataattcattaGATACTATTTATATGTCTAGGATGAAATTAGggttattatatattatagaGAAGTTTTTTATTCGTATAATAGATATGATGACATTTATATTAACCTTAATTTTAAGTAAACAAACgttaatatataatctGAATATTGATACAAGAACTATAATTTCGTctgttatatatatgcaaaATATAATTGCCCAATCATGTACGATAGAGCAACAATATTCTAGGGTTCAAGAACTTATAGGTAATGCAGAAGatgttataaaattaatagaAAAGGACAATATGCGCacaaataataacaataataataataataccAAATTGGTATCTTCcaaatataatttcttttctattctttttaatataaccgatatgaaaaattttatatttaaacaTTCCCTTTTGAAAAAATTTCAAACCATACAAAACAATTCTGATTatgttttaaatataattaaacCGAATTATctaaaattatttgaaaGAAACTATAAcaatttaattaaattattttttaatgaaaAGCATTTTAATCAATGTGATGAGAACCTTTTCAAAAATGTATCAActgatgatataaataatattgttatgaatgaaaaaaaagaggaaacaaataaaacaaatgaTTACCAAAATTTTATAAGTAACAAAGAAGTGTATGACAATAAAACAACGAACTAtactttaaaaaaaaaaaaacaagataattcattttattataatacaccaaataataatgttcAAATGAAAAATGTATCACCTGAAcattcttttaataaatcagaaaattttcaaaataaattaaaaaaaaagatacaagaaataaatatgcAAGATGTATACcaatttattaaaaatgatcATGAACttattatcaaatataaattagatcgaaaatttataaaattcttaaagacatattataaaaaaaatatcatattatttatcttaaaattatataaagaaagTAATAATTCAGTATCAGATGATTTTCTATTCCTTTTTGATAACATTAgttcatttaaaaatttatcaATCAAAGACAAAAAGAGCATCTTAAAAATGAgtaatataacaaataaaacaatatacattattttgCTTACCTTCctattttataattattccAAGTTTTATTACAAGAGgcagaaaaaaaaaaatttcataaattttattgaaaaaaaaaataaaatgttaaAGAATAGTCAGAATGTTGAAAGGCACGAACAGGCATTAAGCACATATGAGAAATTGCATGAGTCAATGGAggatgaaataaatataaacgATGTCTTAAGTGATACTATAtgtgataatataaatgatagTATAAGTGACACTATAAGTAATACTATAAGTGATAATATAACAGATAAACCAAATGACAGTATAACTAACAATTCCAATGATATCTCAAACAATTATGAATCTAACCAATATTTATATCCAAACAATATGCCCACTACgccaaaaaaaaatgatcAATATAATAACCAAACAGACAATTTAGAGTTGAATAACGAATCAgttaatttaaataaaacaaaaagtaaaataaaaaaaaaaaaaagtttaaACAGTATCTTACcttatattataaaaaacgctataaaagaattagaaattttaaaatttattgattcaaattataaaagtataaatgaaaatttaatattagataatataaaagataataaaaagggAAGTACTttaatatttgaaaatGTAGATTTTTATTTTGCAAAATATccaaaaaataaaattttatcaaatattaatttaaatttgtcaaataaatatacatatggAATATTATGTTATAATGACTCAGGTAAAAATTATCTTGCCAAATTAGCTGCTAggttatataataaaacatatggtaatatattattagatgatgagaatatagaaaatatatctaaatatatattaaccaaaaaaatatcattaGTAGAAGAACAAAGTTATATTTTTAGTGACAGTATAATCTATAATATGctttattcatataattgTATTACAAAAGGaaacaaaaatttttattatttaaattataatttcaagttgaatcaaaataatataaataattgtGTACACCTTTTTTCTCACgataatgatattataacaaatcattataataataatattaatagtggtagtaatattaatagtacTATTAGCAGTTGTAGAAATAATGACCAATAcgaaaaaataaaacagaaaaacaaaaaaataaaagtaaaatacaaaataaaagaaaatagGCCATCCACAtacaacatatataatacaacAAATGACAATGCTCCAGACCAATcattatatacatttaaaaattttaaaaaagaatgCTTAATGTGTGGAAGTCTTATAGACACAAAATTATTGgaagaacaaaaaaaaagtcaaagttataataaatataaagttcatttcataaaaaaattatataaagaaataattaaaGTTTCAAAAATTGTATGCTTATATGATGTTATCAATTCTTATCCAGataaattttttcataatattaatgataaaattttatCAGGAGgacaaaaacaaaaaatttcATTAGCTAGAGctattataaaaaaaccAAAAATACTTATATTAGATGATGCTTTTAGTGCATTAGATGCAGcaaatgaattaaaaatattttcaagtataaaaaattatttacCAAATTGTACTATAATAAATCTCTCTCATAAAATAACCACAGTCAATAAGTGtgattatatttatgttttaaaaGATGGAAAAATTATAGAACATGGTTTACGAACAAAATTgatacaaaataaaaatagtgagtatattaaaaaattcaatGAATATTGA
- a CDS encoding putative CDGSH iron-sulfur domain-containing protein produces MKDPLEYINKINFNTNKFPQYTHLIEHSPSEHENEKVIRICRCWQSAKFPYCDDTHKIFVENGDNVGPYVAKLVSYKLSEEEKLKKQKYNEKYIKLNNKMSYIKADNSNFKLFNTPIINYKFKKYVLLSFFVLTSSVLYTKKEKLYNLNTEN; encoded by the exons ATGAAGGATCCattagaatatataaataaaataaactTTAATACTAATAAGTTTCCTCAATATACTCat TTAATTGAACACAGTCCGTCGGAACATGAAAATGAGAAAGTTATAAGAATTTGTCGATGTTGGCAATCAGCTAAATTTCCCTATTGCGATGATACACATAAG ATATTTGTTGAAAATGGTGACAATGTTGGACCATACGTTGCCAAGTTAGTCAGCTACAAATTGTCAGAGGAAGAAAAATTGAAGAAACAAAAATACAATGAAAAGTACATAAAActaaataataaaatgtcTTATATAAAAGCGGATAATTCTAATTTTAAATTGTTTAATACACctattataaattataaatttaaaaaatatgttttgttatctttttttgttctaACGTCATCagtattatatacaaagaaggaaaaattatataactTGAATACTGAaaattaa
- a CDS encoding hypothetical protein (conserved Plasmodium protein, unknown function) yields the protein MSIRNRDKNYMSHVNSGKHNMNKISNNNSNISNNNYSLGLYIDNPQKAFQFDENDLIELFSYYKGAQDIRIIPDKAAAQITFNDKNMIQQVKKDINGLTINDIGTIRCIILNEGKVIEQFLPFSANDPNVTSENDNSVSNNENTVNMLKKLSSLINTNNNNNINSNSGNKKRDNINNRINNINNINNNNNNNNNNNINSNSGNKKRDNMSNRINNINNINNNNNNSINSINSNNNFSQLSNNKNEQNDNSFANKRLSRIELIDIFGFPNEFDVMNKILGKNNSNINYINEQTNNMVNIEIKGKPINEAPVVERMHLSITSDNLNAYKKAIDLIMKLLNSLFQEFVDFCLDNNFVLPENLSFKRHEYMYNSDGSTKYLGFKENNYGEKEIYKNDFSYNKKNKNMSKNDNDKRNNNNNNSYNMNINGSYGNNQNVKKW from the coding sequence atgtcCATAAGAAATAGAGATAAGAATTATATGAGTCATGTTAATTCGGGTAAACATAAcatgaataaaatatcaaataataatagtaatataagtaataataattattcattagggttatatattgataatCCACAAAAAGCATTTCAATTTGATGAAAACGATTTAATagaattattttcttattataaaGGAGCACAGGATATAAGGATTATACCTGACAAAGCAGCAGCTCAAATAACatttaatgataaaaatatgatacAACAAGTAAAGAAAGATATAAATGGATTAACTATTAATGATATTGGTACTATAAGatgtataatattaaatgagGGGAAAGTAATTGAACAATTTTTACCTTTCTCAGCAAATGATCCAAATGTTACATcagaaaatgataattcTGTTTCAAATAATGAGAATACTGTAAATATGTTAAAGAAATTATCAAGTTTgataaatacaaataataataataatataaatagtaATAGTGGGAACAAGAAAAGGGATAACATCAATAATagaattaataatataaataatattaataataataataataataataataataataatataaatagtaATAGTGGGAACAAGAAAAGGGATAATATGAGTAATagaattaataatataaataatattaataataataataataatagtattaatagtattaatagtaataataattttagTCAATTATccaataataaaaatgaacaaaatgataattcTTTTGCCAATAAAAGATTGAGCAGAATTGAACTTATTGATATTTTTGGATTTCCTAATGAATTTGATGTaatgaataaaattttaGGTAAAAACaattcaaatataaattatattaatgaacaaacaaataatatggtaaatatagaaataaaagGAAAACCAATAAATGAAGCTCCAGTAGTTGAGAGAATGCATTTATCTATAACATCTGATAATTTGAATGCATATAAAAAAGCAATCGATTTGATTATGAAGTTATTAAATTCCCTTTTTCAAGAATTTGTAGATTTTTGTcttgataataattttgttttacCAGAAAATTTGTCATTTAAAAGGCATgaatatatgtataattcTGATGGTTCAACTAAATATTTAGGTTTTAAAGAAAACAATTATGGGGAAAAGgagatatataaaaatgatttttcttataataagaaaaataaaaacatgTCAAAAAATGACAACGATAAAAGGaataacaacaataataattcatataatatgaatataaatgGTTCATATGGTAATAACcaaaatgtaaaaaaatgGTAG
- a CDS encoding putative exportin-1 gives MENEPFNPLSLLDKNQAFDAEKLKLLDNVVEALLDTKDKNRRDFAQNLLNQFKMLDTSWRSVSIILEHSENVNTKFYGLQILEECINNRWNILPSEEKEGMKNFIACYTITLSTEGTTVGVDRHLLNKLDETLIQIVKQEWPDSWSSFIPDIVNSAKLNQNVCENNMKLLNMLSEEVFEFGNETLVKKKKEKLRNEYASQFQEVYNLCLYILEANVYNKRSTNTSLIKQTLHCLSNFFKWIPLTYIFDKYKFNDNNIQIIDLLFDNFWDDISYKIECVKCIQEIVMLKIDEKNILYFDNVFTNLWTKLVSKIKLLPNANEMKNIPPELKIFWEQYFLQLSICITSFLKNYREKIVEKNNNSNDLNIVFKFLNMLANSNMEEVFLIIIDYYNIFTEQLIRELITRLEQEHNFKNKNDMNSSSLDMKNTLTTNINLESSSLTNRKSYSFVTMNNDINLLNNNNNNNNNSNNMNSSNINSNLVININEYSSILDKIDLTPSDIKKMCPRIKLYEFILNDIRKIVIEKMAKPQEIYISYDNETGEVVRDFEPDTTEISLYNTMKTTLVYLTYLGSEKTMELIVELLNKESEKSLKNTNKNEVWNSTKTNRISYAVGSISMCMTLKKEQDFLMYILRIYLHMIEVKNGEENRAILASCVMYIVSQYHRFLKLHWRFLKTVMKKLFEFAENEKVQDMAAETILKICKQCKNVIAKNNHNNDNNESFFSTFIKFHNNIMHKLPEKLNLLLYEAIAHVISCFPYEEKQESIKVLMSKLMNLWNSLVYANNNGVIKDLNNTNSLNNNINNNNNININNDDMKNLEHLCTYENSKLIITFVRVNCRLAYALSYFYYEQLALVFLDFLKIYQLYSKFINLEVEANGTKRIRHAQFRNLFLMKREFLHLIETTIERSCYNIQDLEKELLKREQKKLKNEFDETMEIHLPTIEEAKQINFQMTSNILNVLLETILVDYRDSNPHIKDAEVFSLLSTVFKKIENVTCPILPTVLNYVLLPTIDMIKNDFSSYPEHREKFYNFLDACVRHCFDYLFTLDSEIFNTFIQSLLWAIKHEHPSVADHGLRITQQFLHNIIIKKKEYLEEFCKAFYYIILNEILKTLTDSFHKSGFHYQTIILMNLLRLLEFEVVNIPEVEITKPHIIKHVQNFLTQSFENLNQKQIETFSVDMFNFCVESPSAFRSFVRDLLISLKEFATNQDELYEADRQEALQRAKMAEDNKLIKLRGLMKEDVPSFSAIDVDDECINVE, from the exons atggaaaatGAACCTTTCAATCCCCTCTCTTTGTTAGATAAAAACCAAGCGTTTGATGCTGAAAAATTGAAATTGTTAGACAATGTGGTGGAAGCTTTATTAGATACTAAAGATAAGAATAGAAGAGATTTTGCTCAgaatttattaaatcaATTTAAGATGTTAGATACATCATGGAGATCTGtatcaataatattagAACATAGTGAGAATGTGAATACAAAATTTTATGGTTTACAAATATTAGAAgaatgtataaataatcGATGGAATATATTACCTTcagaagaaaaagaaggTATGAAGAATTTTATAGCTTGTTATACTATTACCTTATCAACTGAAGGTACTACTGTTGGTGTAGATAGACATTTATTGAACAAGTTAGATGAGACCTTAATTCAGATTGTTAAGCAAGAATGGCCTGATTCTTGGTCTAGTTTTATTCCTGATATAGTAAATTCAGCTAAATTAAATCAAAATGTATGTGagaataatatgaaattattaaatatgttAAGTGAAGAAGTATTTGAATTTGGTAATGAGACCTTAgtaaaaaagaagaaagaGAAATTGAGAAATGAATATGCTAGTCAATTTCAAGAAGTTTATaatttatgtttatatatattagaagcaaatgtatataataaaaggaGTACTAATACATCTTTGATTAAACAGACATTACATTGTTtatctaatttttttaaatggATTCctttaacatatatatttgataaatataaatttaatgataataatattcaaataatagATTTATTGTTTGATAATTTTTGGGATgatatatcatataaaatagaaTGTGTTAAATGTATACAAGAAATAGTTATGTTAAAAAtagatgaaaaaaatatcctatattttgataatgTATTTACAAATTTATGGACGAAATTAGTtagtaaaataaaattattacCAAATGCAaatgaaatgaaaaatatcCCACCtgaattaaaaatattttgggagcaatattttttacaattaagtatatgtataactagctttttaaaaaattatcgAGAAAAAATtgttgaaaaaaataataattctaaTGACCTAAATATTGTATTcaaatttttaaatatgttaGCTAATAGTAATATGGAAGAAGtgtttttaattataattgattattataatatttttacagAACAATTAATTAGAGAATTAATAACTCGTTTAGAACAAGAacataattttaaaaataaaaatgatatgaATTCTTCATCTCTTGATATGAAAAATACATTAACaacaaatattaatttagAATCATCTTCTTTAACAAATAGGAAATCATATAGTTTTGTAACCATGAATAATGATATCAATCTTTTaaacaacaacaataataataataataatagtaataatatgaatagtagtaatattaattcaaatcttgttattaatattaatgaataTTCTTCTATTCTAGACAAAATTGATTTAACTCCATCAGATATTAAGAAAATGTGTCCACgtataaaattatatgaatttatattaaacGATATTAGAAAGATTGTTATAGAAAAAATGGCCAAACCACAagaaatttatatttcttatgATAATGAGACTGGAGAAGTTGTTCGAGATTTTGAACCAGATACAACTGaaatttctttatataatactaTGAAAACAACATTGGTTTATTTAACTTATTTAGGTTCTGAGAAAACGATGGAATTAATTGTTGAgttattaaataaagaatCAGAGAAATCGTTAAAAAATACGAATAAGAATGAAGTATGGAATAGTACAAAAACGAATAGAATTAGTTATGCTGTTGGTTCTATATCTATGTGTATgactttaaaaaaagaacaagACTTTTTAATGTACATTTTgagaatatatttacatatgATTGAAGTTAAAAATGGTGAAGAAAATAGAGCTATTTTAGCTTCATGTGTTATGTACATTGTTAGTCAATATCATAGATTTTTAAAACTTCATTGGAGATTTTTAAAGACTgttatgaaaaaattatttgaatttGCTGAAAATGAAAAGGTACAAGATATGGCAGCTGAGACgattttaaaaatatgtaaacaatgtaaaaatgttatagctaaaaataatcataataatgataataatgaatctttttttagtacatttattaaattccataataatattatgcATAAGTTACCAGAAAAATTGaatcttttattatatgaagCTATAGCTCATGTTATTTCATGTTTCCCTTATGAAGAAAAACAAGAGAGTATAAAAGTGTTAATGAGTAAATTAATGAATTTATGGAATTCATTAGTATATGCAAATAATAATGGTGTTATAAAAGATTTGAATAATACaaattctttaaataataatataaataataacaataatattaatattaataatgatgatatgAAAAATTTAGAACATTTATGTACTTATGAAAATTCCAAATTGATTATTACATTTGTTAGAGTAAATTGTAGATTAGCATATGcattatcatatttttattatgaacAATTAGCTTTAGTTTTTCTAGActttttgaaaatatatcaaCTTTATAGTAAATTCATTAATTTAGAAGTAGAAGCAAATGGTACCAAAAGAATTAGACATGCACAATTTagaaatttatttttaatgaaAAGAGAATTCTTACATTTAATTGAAACTACTATAGAAAGAAGttgttataatatacaaGATTTAGAAAAGGAATTGTTAAAAAGAGagcaaaaaaaattaaaaaatgaatttgATGAAACTATGGAAATACATTTACCAACAATTGAAGAAGCcaaacaaataaatttCCAGATGACtagtaatatattaaatgtattattagAAACCATTTTGGTTGATTATAGAGATAGTAATCCACATATCAAAGATGCAGAAgtattttcattattatcaacagtttttaaaaaaatcGAAAATGTAACATGTCCTATCTTACCAACAGTATTaaattatgtattattacCAACAATAgatatgataaaaaatgatttcTCTTCATATCCAGAACATCGTGAAAAGTTCTATAATTTCTTAGATGCATGTGTAAGACATTGTTTtgattatttatttacattagattcagaaatatttaatacatttattcAATCATTATTATGGGCTATAAAACATGAACATCCATCAGTTGCTGATCATGGTTTAAGAATAACACAACAATTTcttcataatattattataaagaaaaaagaatatcTAGAAGAATTTTGTAAAgcattttattatatcatattaaatgaaatacTAAAAACACTAACAGATTCTTTTCATAAATCAGGATTCCATTATCAAACCATAATTTTAATGAATTTATTACGATTGTTAGAATTTGAAGTAGTAAATATACCAGAAGTAGAAATAACAAAACcacatataataaaacatgTACAAAACTTTTTAACTCAATCATTTGAAAATTTAAATCAAAAACAAATAGAGACCTTCTCTGTCGATatgtttaatttttgtGTAGAGTCTCCATCAGCATTTAGATCCTTCGTTCGAGATTTGTTAATATCCCTAAAg GAATTCGCAACAAATCAAGATGAACTTTATGAAGCCGATAGGCAAGAAGCATTACAGAGAGCAAAAATGGCAGAAGATAATAAACTTATAAAG TTAAGGGGATTAATGAAGGAAGATGTCCCAAGCTTTTCAGCTATAGATGTTGATGATGAATGTATAAATgttgaataa